The DNA sequence GAGTTGACTAAAAGTAGTGATGGAAAGGTATGAATTAATAGAAAAAGGGTTGGAATAAATTTGCACAACACAATTAATTAATGCTATTATTCTTTAAGTAAACTCTGTGTTCAATGTTATGGTATTTGATTATCCTTTTACtcctaataattattttcaggAGAACAATGTTGTTGATATTGACGATTCTAATGAAGATTCAGACTCTCGGCCCAACAAGATAAGGAAAACTAGTCCTTATGGTAATTCTGAAGGTATatattcatcatcatcatcatcataattgAATGCAAATATGGCTACATAgttaatttaattatgcaattgtTGTTTTCAGctgcaaataaaataaaaccagTATCTGAAGCAAATACTGATCATGACAATCAAGGCATAggcactaataataataataataataataataagaggcCTTCATCTAAAGCAGCCACCGAATTCTTCACAGACAATCCTTACTTCCAAGTGAAATTGAGAGCACATCAATTGCGTGGAGATGGAAAATTGGTATGTACAAGTTGTTGCTCTCATTCATAGATATCTCTGTATCAAAATTGTCTTTCTTTGtagataatttattatattaattcttGTTTGTGCAGTATATTCCAGTGGCTATTGCAAAATCTTGGTTTGAGAAAAAGGCACAAATTGTCAGTCTTTGGGTTGGTGAAGAATATTGGCATGTGAATTTAGCTATTAATAAGGGATCATCATCTTCTGGATTAGAGTATAGGTTTTCTGGTGGATGGCATGCATTTGCAAGAGACAACTCTCTTCAGCCAAATGATGTATGCATCTTTGAGCTGATCAACAAGAATAAACCTGAGGTTAAAGTTACTATTTTTAGACAAAGTGAAAGTAGTATGGCTCAACAATAAACTCTTGTAATTATATCAAATCTTCTACTTATACAATTTATCCCAGCTGAAggggttttgttttttttatattcgaCACTTAATCAATATAAGGACTAAAATGGTTGCTAATTAATGTACATATTATTACTAATTAGTGTTTTCTTAATTTGTAATTAATCTCTTAAGCCATGCCTATTTGATTTCTAAAATTCACTTTAAAGGATACTTTAAAtcaacaagaagattacatctTTTAAAGGGATGTTCTCTATGCATTAGAAATGATAAGGTAGCTTATGAACAAATGTTAATTAACTCATATGGCAAACTGCTTAGAAATTCACAACATTGATGATATGAGAAGTGACGAACTCAGAATTTTTATTATGTGAAGGCTATattgttattaaaaaaatattaggtctactttatttttgtgggatttatttttttaatttttgtgttataattatcaaatgaaaagaagaatatttaatttttttaatgcaaTTTTTTGTTTACTGGGGCAATGCAATTTTTTCAATGTATTAAGATATGTAATGAGCAAAATCAAACTAATATAGAATGTATTCGAGAGTGATAACAATTGAGCTAAGATGAGGGAAGAAGTGAATATATACTCATATTTTCAATCCTACAAGCAAAATCAATTTGAACTCCTTAAAATATGGTCGGATTTGGACTTATTATTATCTtttgttatattaaaattttattctctatttttattttacatctaTTTATCATGTAAGTTGCAAGTTCAATGTAAGTCCAATGTATATGGATTATTGAATATGCCTTTAAATGTACAATAAactttctcaattaaaaaaaaaattctttaccAATCACATATTGTTTTTATTAGATCATCTCCAATACCAAATAAATATCACTAAAAATCTAATTAGTGTTTTTAAGCTTACCAAAAATAACAGGGTGtttcttaaattttattattccaCTTGTTATTTTGTCATGGGGTAATTAGATTTGAGTGTAGTTGGAGATAATTGCACAATCTAGCACACTTGTCTAACCATGTATGTAATTATATTGTAATTGTGTAAttaggaggcgtttggttgggaggaatgaaaatataggaataggaataggaatgagaataggaataggaatggaatggaataaaatttaaaatgcataaaaaaaaaattgataaaaaaataattaaattttttttcttgttacattggaatggtcattcctttctttttaaaatggaatagccattccaccaaaatggtagaaagagcattccattggaatgtcattccaatactttaaaatgcaaccaaacaaaagaatggaatgaaaattgtttcctttccattccattccatttcattacctccaaccaaacgccacctaagagtaattgaggggttccaattacTCTCTACGAAACTCATGGCTTTATGAGAATTGAGTATAATTACAccatgtaattattattttttttttaaatattaattattaaaaaatattatttttttgtataattactaattattttgcGAAACAAAATATTAAGAATTCGTATATCATTAACAGCACATACCacatcatattttaaaatataatataattaatagacACTGTAATTATTAACCTACACTAAacatgaatttatttttttagaacaGTTTCAAGgcactaaaaaaataatttaatttcattaatttggggaatatatttattaaaaaataaaaataaaacttgtctattttaataatttcactaaacaataaaaatatattttaacttttttctgaaaataaaataaaattgaggtgTACTCATACAGGAGATCTTGATTCCTCATACAGTCATACCTAGTTTTTAGTCTTAGGTATTTTGAGTGCAAATATAACTTCTATTTTTCTataattcttttaattttatattctaaataaatttccataattttttccttttttttaaaaaaaaaaaaatcttatttttgtaAACCTATACTTTTTTTTCTATACctttaaaaaccataaaaacaactttccaaaaaaaaaaaacacgaaAGTTTACGGTTAAAAATCTTGGAATTATAAGATTTGCATATCTTTAAAAAGGAAAGTTTCCCAAACTTGATACACAagaaacttttccttatataTTTCCCTCTTTTTTGTTTACTTAATAGTGTTTGAATCATTTGTTTCACAGCAAAATTAAACGAAATAATTGTTCAACAATGGcttcttcttattcttataGTCATGTTGCCCTTGTTGAGAGAGAGTTTCCTGCTCACCatattttcaatattattattgaacAAACTCCTCCCAACACCAAATTGGTAAGAATACATTATTAGTATTTATTACTACTCTACTCTCTCTGCATCaacttaaattgattctttttcgatgatttattttattatgtatgCACACCAGATATTACAGCTTGATACCCTTGATTTTGTGGTTAGATTCGTCTAAATTtattatgtatacatatatttatatatagcccTGATTTGTAACTTTACCCTAAGTTTCTCTAATTTGTTTACTTTGGAAATATTGTCAATGAGCTAAAATCAGAGGATGGCCTGTTAAAGTAAGTCTCTTATTATATATGTTGAATTTTCGATTCCTTTATATATCCCTAATCGTAATCTCTGTAACTTGAAAAAGGTGCTTCTttgatttgtattttttttatttttttataagtgctTCTTTGATTTGTATGATGAGTAGAATATATGTATACAATACATGTATTTATATAGGTTGCAGTAATGTGTAATTATGTTTTTTGGTAGCTTAACTTTAGTGGTAAATTATCTtccattaattaatttatttttatggtGTTGCCTTGTGCAGCAAATTTCAAAGGCATTTTGGGTGAAATATTGTGAGTCCTTATCCAATCAAGTATTTCCTAAGCTTCCATGTGAATCAAAAGAGGAGGTAGAGTTGACCAAAACTAGTGATGGAAAGGTATGAATTAATAGAAAAAGAGTTGGACTAAATTTGCACAACACAATTAATTAATGCTATTATTCTTTAAGTAAACtttgagtttaattttatgGTACTTGATTATCCTCTTACTCTTTATCATTTTCAGGAGAACAATGTTGTTGATATTGGCGATTCTAATGAAGATTCAGACTCTCGGCCCAACAAGATAAGGAAAACTAGTCCTTATGGTAATTCTGAAGGTATatattcatcatcatcatcatcataattgAATGCAAATATAGCTACAGAgttaatttaattatgcaattgtTATTTTCAGctgcaaataaaataaaaccagTATCTGAAGCAAATACTGATCATGACAATCAAGGCATAggcactaataataataataagaggcCTTCATCTAAAGTAGCCACCGAATTCTTCACAGACAATCCTTACTTCCAAGTGAAATTGAGAGCGCATCAATTGCGTAGAAATGGAAATTTGGTATGTGCAAGTTGCTCTCATTCACATCTCTGTATCAaaattgtcttttttttttagataattcACTATATTAATTCTTATTTGTGCAGTATATTCCAGTGGCTATTGCAAACTCTTGGTTTGAGAAAAATGCACAAATTGTGAGTCTTTGGGTTGGTGAGGAATATTGGCATGTGAATTTAACTATTAATAAGCAATCAGAGCATAGGTTTTCTTCTGGATGGGCTACATTTGCAAGAGACAACTCTCTTCAGAAAAGTGATGTATGCATCTTTGAGCTGATCAACAAGAATCAAACTGAGATCAAAGTTACCATATTTAGACAAAGTGAAAGTAGTATGACTCAACAATAAACTCTTGTAATTATACCAAATCTTCTACTTATACAATTTATCCCAGCTGAAGGAGTTTTGTTTTTTATAACCAACCCTTAATCAATATCAGAACTAAAATGGTTGCTAATTATTGTACATGTTATTAGTGTTTTCTTAATTTGTAATTAATTCTCTTAAGCCATGCATGCCTATTTGTTTTCTAAAGTTCACTTTAAAGGATACTTTAAAccaacaagaagattacatctTTTAAAGGGGTGTTCTCTATGCATTAGAAATTATAAGAAAGCTTATGAACAAATGTTAATTAACTCATATGGCAAACCGCTAAGAAATCCACAACAAGTGATGATGATATGAGTCTATTCTTATTGTATTGAGATATGTAATcagcaaaatcaaattaatataGAATGTCTTCGAGAGTGATAACAATTGAGCTGAGATGAGGGAAGAAGCAGATATATATAGTCATATTTTAAGCAATTTCAATTTCAACTGGTCAGATTTGGacttattattatcttttttttaaattaaaattttattgtatatttttattttacatctaTTTATCATGTAAGTTCAATGTAAGTCCAATGTATATGGATTGATTGAATATGCCTTTAAATGGACAATAAactttctcaattaaaaaaaaaacatttcttTACCAATCACATATTGTTGTTATCTTTTTATTAGACCATCTCCAATACCAAATAAGTATCACTAAAAATAACAGggtgtttcttgaattttattaTTCCACTTGTTATTTTGTCATGGTGTAATTAAATTTGAGTGTAGTTGAAGGTAATTACATAATTTAGTATGTTTGTCTTACCATGtatgtaattatataattaagagtaatTGAGAGGTTCAGTTACACTCTACGAAACTCATGGCCCCCATGAAAATTGAGTGTAATTACACcatgtaattattaaaaaaaaaatattttttaactattaaaaaaatattattttcttatataattactaattattttgttaaataaaatattaagaattCATGAACAACACATACAacatcatattttaaaatatagtgtaattaatAAACACTGTAATTATTAACACTAAACATGAATTTATTCTTTTAGAATAGTTTCACGCactaaaaaaacaattttagtttcattattttggggaaatatatttattataattcattaatttttactaaactttattttctctatttactacattactattatttaaataataaaagaataaaaagtaataatttttgtatattcctaataaaatataaaatgatcgtcaatataattaaatattttttctttattttacatCTTGTGCATTAGAGGACAATTATAAATAGTAGACAAAATATAACACAAACTCATTTTTTGTGGCAAATTTAGCAC is a window from the Cannabis sativa cultivar Pink pepper isolate KNU-18-1 chromosome 1, ASM2916894v1, whole genome shotgun sequence genome containing:
- the LOC115703607 gene encoding B3 domain-containing protein REM19-like, translated to MENCSIMAFSDSHIAQQVEKHFPRTAHHIFNIMIEQTPPNTKLQISKAFWVKYCDSFSNQVFPKLPCGSTKEAELTKSSDGKENNVVDIDDSNEDSDSRPNKIRKTSPYGNSEAANKIKPVSEANTDHDNQGIGTNNNNNNNNKRPSSKAATEFFTDNPYFQVKLRAHQLRGDGKLYIPVAIAKSWFEKKAQIVSLWVGEEYWHVNLAINKGSSSSGLEYRFSGGWHAFARDNSLQPNDVCIFELINKNKPEVKVTIFRQSESSMAQQ
- the LOC133028937 gene encoding B3 domain-containing protein REM19-like; the protein is MASSYSYSHVALVEREFPAHHIFNIIIEQTPPNTKLQISKAFWVKYCESLSNQVFPKLPCESKEEVELTKTSDGKENNVVDIGDSNEDSDSRPNKIRKTSPYGNSEAANKIKPVSEANTDHDNQGIGTNNNNKRPSSKVATEFFTDNPYFQVKLRAHQLRRNGNLYIPVAIANSWFEKNAQIVSLWVGEEYWHVNLTINKQSEHRFSSGWATFARDNSLQKSDVCIFELINKNQTEIKVTIFRQSESSMTQQ